The following proteins are co-located in the Gossypium hirsutum isolate 1008001.06 chromosome A02, Gossypium_hirsutum_v2.1, whole genome shotgun sequence genome:
- the LOC107938751 gene encoding transcription factor MYB53: MMGRPPPCSRDENGLKKGPWTPEEDRILVDYIQRHGHGSWRALPKLAGLNRCGKSCRLRWTNYLRPDIKRGRFSEEEEHTIINLHASLGNKWSAIATHLPGRTDNEIKNFWNTHLRKKLFQMGIDPVTHRPRTDLNILPNLPQLLAAANFTNLMMTNIPLDAAHLAKLQLLHNIIQVLGTTPTMEALNFLAGPTFRANHQFSNLSLGFAPQELTQLQSNLLNSEAPQQHQPEVTEYHNQPMEDSNNHQFSSLSPANIPPLLTQSQLPALVPASPERRPQTENKNINPINISNPSSTSTTFEGWGDLMDDEESDSYWRDIIRPGIISDMALLLKELWD, translated from the exons ATGATGGGGAGACCACCGCCTTGTAGTCGTGATGAAAATGGCCTGAAAAAGGGGCCTTGGACGCCTGAGGAAGACCGGATTCTTGTAGATTACATTCAGAGACATGGGCATGGAAGCTGGAGAGCACTTCCTAAGCTTGCTGGATTGAACAGGTGTGGGAAGAGTTGCAGGCTTAGATGGACTAATTATCTCAGGCCTGATATTAAACGAGGAAGGTTTTCCGAGGAAGAAGAACACACCATTATCAACCTTCATGCTTCTCTTGGCAATAA GTGGTCTGCAATAGCAACTCATCTCCCTGGAAGAACAGATAATGAAATTAAGAATTTCTGGAACACTCATCTGAGGAAGAAGCTATTTCAAATGGGAATTGATCCAGTGACTCACAGACCAAGAACTGATCTCAACATTCTACCCAACCTGCCTCAGTTGCTTGCTGCTGCAAACTTTACTAACCTCATGATGACTAATATTCCTTTGGATGCTGCACACCTTGCTAAACTCCAATTGTTGCATAACATAATTCAAGTTCTGGGTACTACTCCAACTATGGAAGCACTCAACTTTCTAGCAGGACCAACTTTCCGGGCAAATCACCAGTTTAGTAATCTCTCATTGGGTTTTGCTCCGCAAGAACTTACTCAATTACAGTCAAATCTTCTCAACTCGGAAGCTCCACAACAACATCAACCGGAGGTTACTGAATATCATAACCAGCCAATGGAAGACTCCAACAACCATCAATTCTCATCCCTATCTCCTGCTAATATTCCACCACTTTTAACTCAATCGCAGCTTCCGGCATTAGTTCCGGCCTCACCCGAACGTCGACCCCAAACCGAAAACAAGAATATCAACCCAATTAATATATCTAACCCTTCATCTACTTCAACCACCTTTGAAGGTTGGGGAGATCTTATGGATGATGAAGAAAGTGACTCTTACTGGAGAGATATCATAAGA CCAGGCATCATCTCAGACATGGCCCTTCTCTTAAAGGAGCTTTGGGATTGA